From Malaya genurostris strain Urasoe2022 chromosome 2, Malgen_1.1, whole genome shotgun sequence:
actcagatgacgattctAGTTTTGATTCCAGAATAAAGGAATGAATtcttgtttcatccattgtcacatatcgacgtaaAAatcccggtttgttacgtttaaacatgactaAAAACAGCCCATGTGTTAGTTGATGACTGACATCCTAAATCCTAACTGCATTATCCATCTTATGAGGTCCTGTCTCGTAGGATGAAGATGCGATAGTTGCATCATCCCGCTTATGAAACTCAGATACTTGAGTGAATTACGTAGTCATCTCAACAAGCCTTACCAAAAACTTTTTGCTTTGCAGAATCAACAAACGACCCGTAATCGTTAGTGTTCAAGATCGTTAAGAAAGATTATGAAGAATGTCACActcgaaaacgaaacgtaaaaacttgcttaatccacctagcagtgaggtgatacctattttttttattaatccgcattttgtgtttttttgcacgaatattcttcggtgttttgttctcatgacattatttcaatgaccgtcgtttcaagcggcagtttgagattttaatcactcacaaCCCTGTCAGGTCGAAACTGCTAATCgaattgaatttgaatctaaacgtgtgacaatcgattgaacatttcatgacatgtcgaagtaagttagaattttaaaaactcatcaccctgtaattccagaatcgaaagtcagaatttttttaattcgatttggccttttttgagaaaacgatcgagccttgagaaacgattcaatattggaaccggaatccgaaaatcggtgtagccgaagtcagataaattcacttgagcagctgtatagtttatatttgattcaaaatgtttgaaaatcagtgtagacatcgtagtgcgaataaattttttgggtaccttccgaatcgaaaattgAATTCCACTAAAACTGAGATTAATTtacttggttatcgactatccaaatctgcaaacccgataaacctgattaatttgtgtgaaatggacatttgtaTACTATCactctgcattttctaaaccggaagttggatctaaaaagcaagatgttttataaggttttaagatttttcatttgcatcatagatcggttcagccttcgTCGAGAAAAGATGAGATTTTaagttcgtttcatatatcatcctgtagttccggaaccagaagtcggatcaaatttaaattcaggaaccttgcttAGTAtaccagtttttgtatgaatctgagtgtgtaaaaaacggttgagccatctctgaaaaaattgagagaaattatttgtcacacacgcatttgctgatctcgacgaactgattccaatggtatatgggagttatgttcttccagcatttattactgtaagtagtttaaatcaaaacaATTACGAAATTGCATTCAACTAGAAAataatattcgaacgattatgttgccaaaaacgaaccgtgctaaaatcggtccgaggcaaaatgtcatgaaaaaggatactgtacacTGTCTtagtggtacttagaaacaattgtatgtaacagtagaaAAATtgggtttcacgttgctcccaattattgctttatcatacagcgctcgaaattcctactgctggaataggggaaaaagtcgtttacacaaaaatttcgatatctccgttaaaaatggacggatttcaacaacaacatggctttttggataggtattaccgtgcggaatctaagtctgaaaacatattctgttttcaaggtcaattgtgacagatactgtcaaaaaactgaaaattttgacataaaacttcgtataactcaaaaagtaaacatccgatctcaaaaccattcaatagcattctgggtgacggggagacctttcatttgcgactagtttgatcaaaatcggcccagccatctctgagatctcgacctcttagttgacaacacacatacagacacacacatacatactattcctatttttttatatatataaaaaagtaaaatatgaaataagtcatgtgcacttcgcACAAACTGGTTACCCACAAGGTACCTGTCGTGACTCGACAGGATCCAGACAAATACGCGTCCGTTCTCATCTGTATTCGTCTAAAAACTGAAGCGCAAATCCATGGTACAATGCTATCTCATTGAACGTGTGACAAGGACATCAAGTAGGGATCTACTTGTCTCGCATTTTGTTATGCTTTTTCTACATCTCGTGCACATGTATGAACACAAAGCAGGGTTGCTCAGCTATGCAAAGTATACGGAAAAGAATAATAAGGTCAAAATCCACAAAACTTTattatttgcaatattttcagtttaaCTTATATACAGCTTACTGTTTCTGCATAATCGCTCATCCTCTACATTCTCCTTCTCCCCTACTCTGTGGAATATGTAGCTTAATATACGTTTCATATAATAATGGAGCCGCATGATATCAAGCATGCGGAAACTGACTTTTTGCTTCTACATATAAACTACACTCCGTATTCTATaccttaaaaaaaatagttctaCTCTCTTAACAGTTTAAAGTCCATTCACTATTCAGTACGTTCTAGTGTTTATTTAACTCTATTGTTTTTCAATATATATTCCTAACTCATTTCAAAACAGTCTTCAATTCTTACTTATCATTGTTAATGGTCGATCTTCAATGTCTGCTCTTCAGTTGTTACTTTTAAATGTTGTATCATCAATTGTTACGCTTTAATATTTAATCCTTTTTTTCTCAATCTTTGATATCTATTTATCAATATTcaatttttcttcttctgttTTCGTTCATCAATCCATAAACTTCACTCATCGCCGTCCATTCATAATTTGCTCATTATTTTGCAATATTTTCTCATCAACCTCGAATTCATAATCATCAACCTTCATGCCTTACTCAATACTTTTAGTCCTTACACATGAACTTTATATAACTAATCTTATCACATCAATCCTGCTTCATGAATCAGCAATATATATTCATCCATTTTCAATTCTTGTTCATCAAAAATTACTCATTAATATTCAATctttatttatcaatatttaATATTTGCTTATCAATCCTTAAACTATATTTGTttatcaaattcaaaatttatagaAATTTTAATCTTTACACACCATTATTTAGTTTTCAATTCGTTAGTCTCaactcaaaatttaattttgattaatTATTCTTCATTATCGActcatcaatattcattcaTTTAACGGACTTCATATTTATGAAACTTCAATGTTTAATGTTCAATCATCATAAATTCACAATGTATTCCTtgatattcaatttttactCTTCAATATTCATTCATCACTCATTAATGTTTATATTctacttttcaattttcaattatcACGCATCTCTATTCAACTCTAATCTATCATTATACAATATTTACTCATCTATCATCGAATTTTCTCCATCTTCTATTCTAATTCATGAATCTACAAACTTTATCATCAATATAAACTCATCAGTTGTTATAATTTACTCATCAATCTTAATTTTTTAATCATCAATGTTCAATGTTTACTAGTCTACTAAGCTTTACTTGGCAATACACAACATTCGTTCATCAAACTTTATCCTTCACTCTTAAATCTTTAGTTGTCGACCTTCAATCTTTGATCTAGTTTTCACTTGTCAATACTCTATCGTCAATTGTCGCCCTTCAATATTCAACCTTTGATCCGGattcttcactttacgatcgcCAATCTGGTAATTTTGCTCGTCAATCTTGTAGCTTTgatttcttgttttgttttatgcTGTTATACCGGGGctaaaatatttcatatatcATGAAAATATTACAACGCAATGTTGTCGTTCAGGACAAATAAATTCGTTATATAATGTATgaaaatacatatacatatagcctcTCGAGTCTACGCAAAATTTTCACACAAGAATATAAAATATTGCCTCTCAGAGCAAACAGAGTTTATACAACTAGTCACTCGAGACTTCGCACAATTTTTCCGCACAAAGAAACAAAGCATTGCCACTCGGAGCAAACTCGAGACTTCGCACAATTTTTCCGCACAAAGAAACAAAGCATTGCCACTCGGAGCAAAAATATCTCGCTCAAGAGATTATTGCAGCCACTCTGAACTACTAGCTACAACTTTGCAAAACCTGACCTCTCAAGGCCGCAAATAAATATCCATCTGGTTATTATTCGCAAAATAAACTTACTAAACTCTTTCCGATCGGGAGCGTTTCTTGCGCCATTGTCGTGACTCGACAGGATCCAGAGAAATTCGCGTCCGTTCTCATCTATATTCGTCTAAAAACTGAAGCGCAAATCCATGGTACAATGCTATCTTATTGAACGAGTGACAAGGACATCAAGTAGGGATCTACTTGTCTCGCATTTTGTTATGCTTAGCTCTTTCTACATCTCGTGCACATGTATTAACACAAAGCAGGGTTGCTCAGCTATGCAAAGTACACGGAAAAGAATAATAAGGTCAAAATCCACAAAACTTTattatttgcaatattttcagtttaaCTTATATACAGATTACTGTTTCTGCATAATCGCTCATCCTCTACAGTACCAAACCCCGAAATGACGAAAAAAGGGATGCCACACTAACATTATGATCAACTATGTATTGTATGAGAGCAAATAAATAGAAATGATTTTAATGTTGATGGCCTTTACTCCACTGGAATTCATACGATATGAAGAATATGAAGTCATCACTCTGCGAAGACCGGTTatacggcaaatatgccgaaaaatAGACATTTTATATTTATGCCTTCAACTAGTCAGCCTAACTGTGACACGGAGTTTACACGTTTACAACTGCCTTTTTTAGTCATTCACCTTCAGTCATTCAGTCATCGGTACGGAATCACACCTTGACTTGCGAGTTCccgttttagtggccttttacgacatggaacagaaaatcagtggatcaattcttggttgaaataattccgccggatgccacacggcttacctgtttggtggacttataccatcggGACAGATGAACCGTAGTGTTATTCttaaccgctaccgacactacacggctatctaggctgctcagaaggAGTGGCTGACATTGAAGAACAATTTCCATTTCCGATGAAGGCAAAGACGATGCACAATCAGTGATTGGGAACAACTGTACTTATGAACCAAGCCGAAATAAATGGTAAgagattttcataaaaaagtcaTAAGATCCCCATTATTGTTATCTATGCATAGTAAAATTATTTACTTTatgtatttcataaatagttagTAACGTGCAAATGTCATAGTTTTGTCGAATGATTTaatcattgatgaaaaaacgaaCGAATATTATCAACTAATTTACAATCACAAATCCGAAACGATTTACCCATGCGCATAGGAAGCTCGATAcaacaaactagaagaatgCGGTGCAATacacacgattttttttgtctttttcaaaTTGGTGATTGTGATAAGAGTTCTAAACTTGGTGAGCGATCAAGTTCCACACCGGAATTTTTAAATATCCAAATTTTACTGTGAATGCATTCCATAAAAAAACATTAATGTTGTTTAGAGAGATATAGAGGAGTTATATTTTCCTTCAATTTTATCGAAACACTCTTGTTCATGAACACATTTATATACAAGTACACATTTCTAGTTCTTAAAATCGGTCATGAGTTGAATACTGGAAACTGTTTTATTCCACAGTTGCGTCAAACTTTGCGACAGTGACATGCAGTAGTTGATCGTACAGTTCGCGTAGTGCACAAATACGGATTCATTCAGACAGTTCATCTCGAATTTCGGCAAACAATCTTGGCTGTATTGTTTCACCAACACCCACATGTACCAAATGGCACCACCGAGGGCTAACAGGAAGATTAATTTGCCAAGGAATCTACAGcatccaccaccaccaccagacCGGCGACGATTGTTTCGATTAACACCACGATATACGGCCGAAGCACGGTACTCGGGTCCCCATGGATCTCGTCGTTTCGAGTAGGATAGTAACGATGTTCGAATGTCCGCTGCTCGCTGTTCTTTTCTGCTCATGGAATTCCCCATTTCTCATTCGTCAGACTAATAATAATAGGAAGCCGTCGAAGTGTTTGAAGAATAATATTTATTCGATGGCTGCGTGATCGTCGCTGGACGATTGAACCTACACTGATTCGCAACACAACAAACGGTCGCGGCTTGAGAGTGTATAAACAAAGATCAGTCAGAAGGCATGTGAAATAAAACTGCAAAATCAGATGATTTTTACTCGAATACGGAAACCGATATTTTGGCAAATGCTATCAGGCGTGACTTTAATGAAGCTACACGAAACTAAATGCTCTGCTAAACTAATACTTGTTTTAATTCATGTTATAATAATTGTATAATTATGCTTTTTTCATTAGCCGACATTACCGtggaattattcaaaaactttctaTCGACTAACTaatgaaataagaaataatgcatctaactgatgattcttgtgtcttcagtattttttgtttttattttttgaagagTGAGGGCAAGTAAATAGCAATTTACTTAAATCACATATTTTGGATTTGACAATGAGGGATTGAAGCAAGCAGTTATATGTGTCAAAGGGAAGGGATCGATTTTTTACCTTTAATTTTAAGGGTGTGTTCTTATGTAAAAAGGATGTTCTTATGTGTTCACAATGTAAAAAGGAGCgaatattttgaaactattcaagctcttctagtttgcaaaatttgttgattatttgtCGAGAGTTGATGGTCGAGcagattttaataaatttatattttaatgAAGTGCATTATAATCCCACATTTAtaactatttaatttcatcgagtcatcttccgtgtctggatcagagatgccagacctgcaaatttgtttgtaaatcaacagatttataaaataagctgcagacttttttgtaggcttttgaaaatcacgttttttgtagacgtacagacttttgaaattgccgcggtctttttttttgttcactataCCAATTCCTTACATCATTCTTTGAAGAAAACTTGGAGTCCGCAgacttttttttcgagttttcaGACTTCTTCAACCCTGCATGAATATGTTTAAAATATTTACTTCGCATCTCTGGTCTGgttatacagggtgatgagtataaaaatttaaatccgtCATTGGGAGTGACGatgcaacaacagaaaaatctacttagtagcggtcaaaaactccaaaatggaactcatataaatttcttagttattagttgagatctgacatcacgatactccacgcatgtccaaacgacatgatcaatatcgcgataaccttcgccacaagcacaatgattagtctcggaaagtccaattcgaaggagatgtgcttctaacgtgtagtgattggacatgagtctggacatcacacgaatgaagtccctactcacatccagtcccctgaaccatgccttcaattcaattcgtgatccggaagccaaactgagtatctgacaagaAATCGTTCGACTCGACCCAAgagtcgagacgtcgaagaataattttttcgaacaattttctgatgcaggacaacattgcaatgggtctatatgagttgtgattggaagctggttgccccggcttttgaatggcgataactttcacttgcttcCAGTCATATGGAACAATATTttactcaagaaacttgttgaacaattccaacaaacgtctttttgcaaggtcggacAGATTCTTCactaagttgaatttaattctgtccaacccaggagcgttattgttacaatacatgagtgctatggaaaatttcatcattgaaaaggggctatcaatgaaactcatattcttcaagtgggggggagctcttctattgagttcaaagtacttgagatactactttggtatttcatccagtcaacattttttgtcaaatcatatggaatattaactgaattagcaatgcctttgttactgctaattgagatgatgattggtaaatgatcactaccgtgtaaatcagtaaatactttccaggggtggaatcatgtaaggtgattatcaccaagtgattatcacttttgaaaatttggaatcatgtaaggtgataatctccaagttctgtcaccactgctgaaaggctaacatcactatcaaatgttggaattacgtaaggtgatagtcaccacgatttaatcaccttcatgtcataatggaggtgatagcaatttagttatcacttttagtagtgatttgattttttgagaagtggctttataaattattgtccgttaggtgaattttaagccactaacctaccaaaattggtcggagagtataattttttaataaaattcgtactgatattgtgtcaaaattaaataccaaaatgtaacttagtttgtatagtttaaagaattcatagtatgaacggtagtatttataaattaaatcaattcatttatgttgtaactattattggggtattcgtagagtcaaagataaattgctttctggaaaagtgataagtttatgaatgtagacatctcctgttgcacataacgtaacaacataaaaaatctgctaacattttcagtagaattagatggtcgtgacttagtgagcgacatatcagtctcgttcaactgaacgagtaaaaaagattaaattgcgttcttaattttcttcttgtgagttgaatcaatatttttggacaattagttgctgctaatcatagtggatattTGTAGTgccggtgggtaaaatttctaaaatggaACTAGCATTCGAATGCTCTGTGAAATGccataatcgtaaagtgaatgaaaactatacacaaaattatttaacggatctatctcattcgagaggaatgccatcagttgtgaaacatcaagaagatctaacaattcgtgtcatttcaaaactagcaaatttatcccaaagaactgactgtgacattgatttccattgaaaaataaaaatcggcactaaattaaaccaacaagtgaATTGCACAGTTAGTCATACTCGCGAGGCAACttttttcaacgttactcttcgatccatacaaatgatcattgataaacatgactcgaattaatgaaaatgattgaaaactataggaataaaaatttagattttaaaatattatttgggtatacgccactttcatatgttactcctcctaatatcaacggtatacgTCACATTTATATTTTACTCCagaaaaattgacgtttcttgacaggtgataaatggagtgaagttggctcaatcaccggtgacggtgatagtaaaagtgatcaccttcggtgattccaaacattctggtgatcacctctttatcaccagaaggtgatagtcacttatcaccttacatgattccaccccaggtgcaatctagtcgaattgaagtaaaTCGTTTAGCTgctactatttatttttcccaaAGGAATGAACCGCATTAACGTGTCAAAGTGTTGGTTCCAATtaaatgtttaaaatttaaaaagaatcgAGCAAAAATTTCGGATAcgtttttttataatttcatttcgtcggttaatttttgaatttttggaaaaaaatgttcaacattttttcaggGTGTAGTAGAAATGGGCAAAcagtaaatttcaaaaaaccgtTTAGTGATTCAGAGTtctattgaaagaactagttctccagagccgttcgctCGTTCTTTTTAATGTTGGTTTGTTTTTTCAAATACTAAACGAGAACTTAGTTTTGTTAGGttaagcgagcaaaaaaaaatccacaaattaGAGAATTGATGAAGCTTTCTTATATGAGAACAACCGTTCACGAAAAAGAGTTGAGGTCACTCGACTTTGAGctgaggaactaccgttcttgaaaaaagaactattgttcattcattcattcattcaaaagaactagttcttttgaaccgttcgcgaaagaATCGCCCTCTCTAGTGTGTAGGAAAAAACGAGTTGATTCTGCTCGACAGTATGATTGTTTTTGACAGTACGATTaacattgaaaaaattcttaaagTTTAAATTTAGATCTTTTAAATATTAATTCTGTATAAACTGTTTTCACATTATACGCATAAGAGATCACTCAAACATGAAGTAAGAATATTTTGTTAACCTAAGTAAATTTTTCTTGAAACTTTCCTTTCGCTCTTTATATTTCAATTATTGTAGGTgctactattttttttttcttccagtgCGATTAAATTGAAATTACCCGCCATATGTTAAATTCCAAAATGAGTCGCTGTTTTAGTGAATTTAtctacttgatcgaaaaataacAGGCAGGCAtctacttgatcgaaaaataataggcagtggttaaaaacctgaaataattgattaaaacatgaaatttattaAAGCATCCCATTTTTTTCCAACACATGTATTTTGGAGCATTTATCATCTAACGAACTCAATGcaataaattattatcaaaGACTTTACCAACATTCCGACAACTCGCCAAAGGAAAGAGTTTACGCATTAATTGATTTCCTGATGCGGTAAATTCACTTTCCTTACTAATATTAATTACCGCAAAGTTTCCTTCAAGCCTCGAACTTTCCTGTTGTATTCGGCTGGAGATCCTATCGGAAAACTCGGGTCAGTCTCGGATACTCGGGACCAGGGGGGGTTGCCGGGACATTTCTCGCACGCATGGAGTAAGTTTCACTTTCTTGTGCTGTAGCTCAACTTTCCAATGTGTTTGCCGCTCGAAGGGATGAATTATTTATGGCTAGGGCTGCGAGAAAGTTCAAACTAATTAAGCTGAAAGTGGGTGAGTTCCTTGGTGTTGATCAAAGTTTAATGGGATATTTGAAAGGATGACAGTGAAGTTCAAATTCTGCCGTTTGAAAAAGgagtcgctgctgctgctgctgctgctgctgctgctactggaaAAGGAACACAAGAAATCGCACAGTTATTTCCCAGAGGGGACATTTCAGGACAACTACTAAATTGCACGcatgaaccattcatcaaaataTATCCATAAATTATAGTCACACAATAGGCGACCGTGGGGTGTTTTGAGTGCAGCAGGAATAATATTTGTACCAGCGGGCATCGGAAACGAAACGATGCCAAGTATTCCGATTACTAAGAGGTCCTTTGCCATGGATTCGGTTTGGAAGCTTTTTTGGTTTGAAAATGAAAGATAGACCATTAAAAAtgataaatttcgaaaattggAATGCTACAGGGGCTACTGAAAATTGCGGTTTGTAAAGTGTTCGTTGTGCTATTATTCAAGACAAGAGAGTAAGAAGCGTTTTGTTTCATTGGATTAGAAGTTTTAAGAAGCTGCCAAAAGCTTTATCAGgtttacaactttgcttccgccgtttcagtgatagttgttctggttttcgtattattcacgttcaaaaatgtctgtttatgtgctcaATTCTcttcatttgcgggaagttcaacttttctgttacaattcgaaaaaaatgcagctgaagcgcatcgaatgctctcagaaacttacggtgatgctgctctgagtaaaacaacgtgtcgggagtggtttcaacgttttaaaaatggtgatttcgatgtcgaagacaaacatggtggtggaagagaaaaaaccttcaaagatgaacaactagatgcacggcttgatgaagattcgtaccaaacccaagaagagcttgccgaatcgttgggagtgagtcagaaagccatttcaaaacgtctcgaggcatgattcagaaagaaggaaactgggtgccataCGAGTTGagaccgagggacatcgagcgccgtctatttgtatgtgagcaactgcttcaaagacaaaatcgtaaggggctTTTACATCGAATCTAACCggcgatgaaaagtgggttcgatacgaaaaTCCTCGGAAAATCATGGAGAAAGTtcgggcaaaaccgaatattcatggcgccaaggttatgatttgtattcggttggatcagctcggtgtgatttactacgagctcttaagaCCGGgtaaaaccatcacaggagatcgctaccgaacgcaactggtgCGCCTTAGtctcgcgctaaaagaaaagcggccacaatatcaagaacgacatgacaaagtcatccttcaatacgacaatgctcggcctcacgtcgcaaaagtggtcaaaaagtacctgaaaaggggagtcttgccccacccaccgtattccccagatgtcgccccttctgacttccacctattccgttcgatggcacacggcctggcagatcaatattttcaatccttcgaagagttggaataattgagtgcttcATAGATAGCTTTTAATTttaggaaaaaaaacggcggaagcaaagtggtTAACCTGATACATTTCTACAAATGTATGCATTTCAAAGTAAGTTTAAAATTCCATGATTTTGACACTAGGAAAAGAAAGAGATTAATTCATAgaagaaggtgttcggttgccgtcaccccaccgtaacttttgacagaaaaccgatagcgtcattccgacaaatgtcatgtgtgtgtaatagcaacacgttctttttgtgccgaataccgaagcaaacagacgcttgtactttttacagggttcaaaacaaattttaattgcgtgaaaatcaacaaaaaagtttgttctgtttcataaattgaagagcatcaatcgaaaaggtgagtggattgaatatatatgaggtgaaatcgatataatcgtgaaatatttcgtgatttaataccggatgctatcaaaattctcGCAACCGAAGATTTGTTttgccattttcaaaatgtctaccgagttcggttaccggcaccccaatttttccaacaaatcgtaaaaaatac
This genomic window contains:
- the LOC131430473 gene encoding uncharacterized protein LOC131430473 gives rise to the protein MGNSMSRKEQRAADIRTSLLSYSKRRDPWGPEYRASAVYRGVNRNNRRRSGGGGGCCRFLGKLIFLLALGGAIWYMWVLVKQYSQDCLPKFEMNCLNESVFVHYANCTINYCMSLSQSLTQLWNKTVSSIQLMTDFKN